One segment of Odocoileus virginianus isolate 20LAN1187 ecotype Illinois chromosome 32, Ovbor_1.2, whole genome shotgun sequence DNA contains the following:
- the ERLIN2 gene encoding erlin-2 isoform X2: MAQLGAVLAVAASFFCASLFSAVHKIEEGHIGVYYRGGALLTSTSGPGFHLMLPFITSYKSVQTTLQTDEVKNVPCGTSGGVMIYFDRIEVVNFLVPHAVYDIVKNYTADYDKALIFNKIHHELNQFCSVHTLQEVYIELFDQIDENLKLALQQDLTSMAPGLVIQAVRVTKPNIPEAIRRNYELMESEKTKLLIAAQKQKVVEKEAETERKKALIEAEKVAQVAEITFGQKVMEKETEKRISEIEDAAFLAREKAKADAECYTAMKIAEANKLKLTPEYLQLMKYKAIASNSKIYFGKDIPNMFMDSAGSIGKQFEGLADKLSFGLEDEPMEADSEN, encoded by the exons atggctcagttggGAGCGGTTCTGGCTGTGGCTGCCAGTTTCTTTTGTGCCTCTCTCTTCTCGGCGGTGCACAAGATAGAAGAGGGACATATTGGGGTGTATTACAG AGGTGGTGCCCTGCTGACTTCCACCAGCGGCCCTGGCTTCCATCTCATGCTTCCTTTCATCACATCATATAAGTCTGTGCAG ACCACACTCCAGACAGATGAGGTGAAGAATGTACCTTGTGGGACAAG CGGTGGTGTGATGATCTACTTCGACAGAATCGAGGTGGTGAACTTCCTGGTCCCACACGCAG TGTATGACATAGTGAAGAACTACACAGCCGACTACGACAAGGCACTCATCTTCAACAAGATCCACCACGAGCTGAACCAGTTCTGCAGTGTCCACACGCTTCAGGAGGTCTACATCGAGCTCTTCG ATCAGATTGATGAAAATCTCAAACTGGCTCTGCAGCAAGACCTGACCTCCATGGCCCCCGGGCTCGTCATCCAA GCTGTGCGGGTGACGAAGCCCAACATCCCGGAAGCCATCCGCAGGAACTACGAGCTTAT GGAGAGCGAGAAGACAAAACTGCTGATCGCAGCCCAGAAGCAGAAGGTGGTGGAGAAGGAAGCCGAGACAGAGCGGAAGAAGGCCCTCATCG aggcagagaaggtGGCGCAGGTGGCCGAAATCACCTTTGGGCAGAAGGTGATGGAGAAGGAGACGGAGAAGAGGATCTCAGAGATCGAAG ATGCTGCATTTCTGGCCCGGGAGAAGGCCAAGGCGGACGCTGAGTGCTACACTGCCATGAAGATAGCCGAAGCAAATAAG CTAAAGCTGACCCCTGAGTATCTGCAGCTGATGAAGTACAAGGCCATTGCTTCCAACAGCAAGATTTACTTTGGCAAAGACATCCCTAACATGTTCATGGACTCCGCGGGCAGCATAGGCAAGCAGTTTGAGGGACTAGCTGACAAGCTGAGCTTTGGCTTGGAAGATGAGCCCATGGAAGCAGACTCCGAGAACTGA
- the ERLIN2 gene encoding erlin-2 isoform X1 — protein sequence MDRGARRATGRRLLMAQLGAVLAVAASFFCASLFSAVHKIEEGHIGVYYRGGALLTSTSGPGFHLMLPFITSYKSVQTTLQTDEVKNVPCGTSGGVMIYFDRIEVVNFLVPHAVYDIVKNYTADYDKALIFNKIHHELNQFCSVHTLQEVYIELFDQIDENLKLALQQDLTSMAPGLVIQAVRVTKPNIPEAIRRNYELMESEKTKLLIAAQKQKVVEKEAETERKKALIEAEKVAQVAEITFGQKVMEKETEKRISEIEDAAFLAREKAKADAECYTAMKIAEANKLKLTPEYLQLMKYKAIASNSKIYFGKDIPNMFMDSAGSIGKQFEGLADKLSFGLEDEPMEADSEN from the exons atggacagaggagcccggcgggccacg GGTAGACGTttgctgatggctcagttggGAGCGGTTCTGGCTGTGGCTGCCAGTTTCTTTTGTGCCTCTCTCTTCTCGGCGGTGCACAAGATAGAAGAGGGACATATTGGGGTGTATTACAG AGGTGGTGCCCTGCTGACTTCCACCAGCGGCCCTGGCTTCCATCTCATGCTTCCTTTCATCACATCATATAAGTCTGTGCAG ACCACACTCCAGACAGATGAGGTGAAGAATGTACCTTGTGGGACAAG CGGTGGTGTGATGATCTACTTCGACAGAATCGAGGTGGTGAACTTCCTGGTCCCACACGCAG TGTATGACATAGTGAAGAACTACACAGCCGACTACGACAAGGCACTCATCTTCAACAAGATCCACCACGAGCTGAACCAGTTCTGCAGTGTCCACACGCTTCAGGAGGTCTACATCGAGCTCTTCG ATCAGATTGATGAAAATCTCAAACTGGCTCTGCAGCAAGACCTGACCTCCATGGCCCCCGGGCTCGTCATCCAA GCTGTGCGGGTGACGAAGCCCAACATCCCGGAAGCCATCCGCAGGAACTACGAGCTTAT GGAGAGCGAGAAGACAAAACTGCTGATCGCAGCCCAGAAGCAGAAGGTGGTGGAGAAGGAAGCCGAGACAGAGCGGAAGAAGGCCCTCATCG aggcagagaaggtGGCGCAGGTGGCCGAAATCACCTTTGGGCAGAAGGTGATGGAGAAGGAGACGGAGAAGAGGATCTCAGAGATCGAAG ATGCTGCATTTCTGGCCCGGGAGAAGGCCAAGGCGGACGCTGAGTGCTACACTGCCATGAAGATAGCCGAAGCAAATAAG CTAAAGCTGACCCCTGAGTATCTGCAGCTGATGAAGTACAAGGCCATTGCTTCCAACAGCAAGATTTACTTTGGCAAAGACATCCCTAACATGTTCATGGACTCCGCGGGCAGCATAGGCAAGCAGTTTGAGGGACTAGCTGACAAGCTGAGCTTTGGCTTGGAAGATGAGCCCATGGAAGCAGACTCCGAGAACTGA